Proteins from a genomic interval of Paenibacillus sp. FSL R5-0623:
- a CDS encoding LCP family protein: MMENSAAHLTRRKPKKPKKKWKKPLIITLSVLLVLGGLGFIYQKQLVVFAFNMFASATVKEALDDSFVPAGDKDAPVVEHTDPFSLLLLGIDQRDNEPSRSDTIIYSVVRPEDNKVLLLSIPRDSYTEIVGRDVKSKINSAYAHGEAKMAMDTVENLLGNKVDFYAAINFNGLKDIVDAVGGVELPIKKNIENKSRAHEKLFVEANKPIYSGEEALGYVRYREDSDFNRTMRHRIFLSAFMNRALEVKNLTKIPDVIQIAGSNFTTNMTSDFIVKFAESLYMKDSIPTISNYMLKGEGATRSGTWYYDLSEDDLQYVRGMIASWLDPDATEIIEPESADQSETSDAA; this comes from the coding sequence ATGATGGAAAACAGTGCTGCACATTTAACAAGACGGAAGCCGAAGAAACCGAAGAAGAAATGGAAGAAGCCATTAATCATCACCCTAAGTGTGCTGCTTGTGTTGGGAGGACTCGGATTTATCTATCAAAAGCAACTCGTCGTGTTTGCCTTTAACATGTTCGCTTCAGCTACGGTGAAGGAAGCCTTGGATGACTCCTTTGTACCAGCGGGCGATAAGGATGCCCCTGTCGTGGAACATACCGACCCATTCTCGCTGTTGCTGCTAGGGATTGACCAACGGGATAACGAACCAAGCCGTTCGGATACCATCATCTATTCCGTCGTGCGTCCAGAAGACAATAAAGTGCTGCTGCTGTCCATTCCGCGTGACTCCTATACCGAGATTGTCGGCCGGGATGTGAAGTCAAAGATCAACTCAGCGTATGCCCATGGTGAAGCCAAGATGGCGATGGATACAGTGGAGAATTTGCTGGGGAACAAAGTGGATTTCTATGCCGCGATTAATTTTAACGGGCTCAAGGATATTGTTGATGCGGTGGGTGGCGTTGAACTGCCGATCAAAAAGAATATTGAGAACAAATCAAGAGCGCATGAAAAGCTGTTCGTTGAAGCCAACAAACCGATCTATAGCGGTGAAGAAGCGCTTGGATATGTGCGTTACCGGGAAGATTCTGATTTCAATCGGACGATGCGTCACCGGATTTTCTTAAGTGCCTTCATGAATCGTGCGCTGGAGGTCAAAAATCTGACCAAAATCCCGGACGTAATCCAGATTGCCGGATCGAATTTTACAACCAACATGACCTCGGACTTTATCGTGAAATTTGCCGAGTCCTTATATATGAAAGATAGCATACCAACGATCAGCAATTACATGCTGAAGGGGGAGGGTGCAACGCGCAGTGGCACATGGTACTACGATCTGTCGGAGGACGATCTGCAGTATGTGCGTGGCATGATCGCCAGTTGGCTAGACCCTGATGCGACCGAGATAATTGAGCCCGAGTCAGCGGACCAATCGGAGACGAGTGATGCGGCATAA
- a CDS encoding aldo/keto reductase translates to MEYRRLGNSGLRVSALGLGTNAFGKRADEAASTRIIHAAMDQGINFIDTANIYAGTESERIIGQALTGRRENAVLATKAGLPRHDGPHGRGSSRYHLQQELEHSLRRLQTDYVDLYQIHTFDPHTPLDETLRTLDDMVTSGKVRYIGASNYAAWELMKALGISEHKGYVRYISTQTSYSLADRTPELELVPMCLDQGVGIIPYFPLAGGILTGKYNGQTSVPSGSRADTDPSFNRFLLEHNIQLSEQVSAKAAAYGCSPSVLSLAWLLTRQAVSTVIVGATHTDQLEHNLASLDMSLPDELLADLDQISDSFRRREPFASYRID, encoded by the coding sequence GTGGAATATCGACGTTTGGGCAATAGTGGTTTGCGTGTGTCGGCACTGGGGCTTGGCACCAATGCATTTGGCAAACGCGCGGATGAAGCAGCTTCTACCCGCATTATTCATGCAGCGATGGATCAGGGCATCAACTTTATCGATACCGCCAATATCTACGCAGGCACGGAATCGGAACGCATTATTGGACAGGCTCTCACAGGTCGACGGGAAAACGCGGTGCTTGCTACCAAGGCCGGATTACCCCGGCATGATGGTCCTCATGGGCGGGGTTCCTCCCGCTACCATCTGCAACAAGAGCTGGAACATAGCCTGCGGCGTCTGCAAACGGATTATGTCGATCTGTACCAGATCCATACTTTTGATCCGCATACACCGCTGGATGAGACACTGCGCACACTGGATGATATGGTCACTTCCGGCAAAGTCCGTTACATCGGAGCCTCCAACTACGCAGCTTGGGAGCTGATGAAAGCTCTGGGCATCAGTGAACATAAAGGTTATGTGCGCTACATCTCCACCCAAACCAGCTACTCCCTGGCAGACCGTACGCCCGAGTTGGAACTGGTACCGATGTGTCTGGATCAGGGTGTAGGTATTATTCCGTACTTCCCGTTGGCAGGTGGTATTCTGACAGGTAAATATAACGGACAGACCAGTGTACCTTCTGGTTCCAGAGCAGACACCGATCCGTCTTTCAACCGTTTCTTGCTGGAGCATAATATTCAACTGAGCGAACAAGTAAGCGCAAAAGCGGCTGCATATGGATGCTCCCCGAGTGTGCTGTCGCTTGCATGGCTGCTGACACGTCAGGCTGTATCCACAGTGATTGTTGGCGCTACACACACCGATCAGTTGGAACACAATCTGGCTAGTCTGGACATGTCACTGCCTGATGAGCTGTTGGCCGATCTGGACCAGATCAGTGACTCTTTCCGTCGCCGCGAGCCGTTTGCGTCCTATCGAATCGATTGA
- a CDS encoding MarR family transcriptional regulator, which translates to MTSSRYKNAQESPGYLLWQVTSMWQKEVRRVLEPLELTQPQFVLLHACLWLNEHDEEGKGVTQVQIAHFAKVDVNVTSQVLRALEKRGLITRARHQTDTRANIITTTEEGTRLAVEGIHLVEESDKAFFETLDERKGEYLEIMQEFLRQKTES; encoded by the coding sequence ATGACAAGCTCAAGGTATAAAAACGCACAAGAAAGCCCGGGATATCTGTTATGGCAGGTTACATCCATGTGGCAAAAGGAAGTACGCAGGGTGCTGGAGCCCCTCGAACTGACACAACCTCAATTTGTATTATTGCACGCCTGTTTGTGGCTCAATGAACACGATGAGGAAGGCAAAGGAGTTACTCAGGTTCAAATTGCTCATTTTGCCAAGGTGGATGTTAACGTAACTTCTCAGGTTCTACGTGCGCTTGAAAAAAGGGGATTAATTACCCGCGCCCGTCATCAGACAGATACGCGTGCCAACATTATCACAACAACGGAAGAAGGAACCCGATTGGCTGTGGAGGGAATTCATCTGGTCGAGGAGTCGGACAAGGCATTTTTCGAAACTTTGGATGAACGTAAGGGAGAGTATTTGGAGATCATGCAGGAGTTTCTTCGCCAAAAAACAGAGAGTTGA
- a CDS encoding TIGR00266 family protein has product MNYEILYDGAFAMLKVHLQRGERFKAESGAMVSMTPTVELKGSAEGGMFAGFGRMLSGEKFFFQELTAAGGSAEILLSPSSMGDVEAVELDGSYSLYVQKDGFLAGTEGIQVNTKMQNLKKGLFSGEGFFIIEISGRGTVFLSSYGAIHAINLAAGEEMIVDNAHLVAWPHYVDYRIEKASQGWLSSVTSGEGLVCRFRGEGTILIQSRNPQGFGQWVKQFIPAR; this is encoded by the coding sequence GTGAACTATGAGATTTTATATGATGGTGCTTTTGCGATGCTCAAGGTACATTTGCAGCGGGGAGAACGGTTCAAGGCTGAGAGTGGTGCGATGGTATCCATGACGCCTACGGTTGAACTGAAGGGTTCAGCAGAAGGCGGAATGTTTGCCGGGTTCGGTCGGATGCTGAGCGGGGAGAAGTTTTTCTTTCAGGAACTGACGGCTGCGGGCGGGTCGGCAGAGATTCTGCTCTCACCTTCAAGCATGGGCGATGTAGAAGCTGTTGAATTGGACGGTTCTTATTCACTCTATGTGCAGAAAGACGGATTTCTGGCAGGAACCGAGGGCATTCAGGTGAATACCAAAATGCAAAACCTGAAGAAAGGTCTCTTTTCGGGAGAAGGTTTCTTCATTATTGAGATCAGCGGACGTGGAACTGTATTTCTGTCTTCCTATGGTGCCATCCATGCGATTAATCTGGCAGCAGGTGAAGAAATGATCGTGGATAACGCCCATTTGGTGGCATGGCCTCATTATGTTGATTACCGTATTGAGAAAGCTTCACAGGGCTGGTTATCCAGTGTAACAAGTGGAGAAGGACTGGTATGTCGGTTCCGGGGAGAAGGAACCATTCTTATACAGAGCCGCAATCCGCAAGGATTCGGACAATGGGTGAAGCAGTTTATACCTGCCCGCTAA
- a CDS encoding winged helix-turn-helix transcriptional regulator yields MVRKKYNISVEATLEVIGGKWKCVILCHLTHGKRRTSDLKRIMPAITQKMLTQQLRELENDGIVNRIVYNQVPPKVEYELSDYGRSLEPILNALCNWGDQHIVKEYGDKSAVLEDNGLNDFNSDNRELVQP; encoded by the coding sequence ATGGTAAGAAAAAAATATAACATCTCGGTTGAAGCGACCTTAGAAGTGATCGGTGGCAAGTGGAAATGCGTCATTCTCTGTCATCTGACACATGGGAAGAGACGAACCAGTGATCTCAAACGTATTATGCCCGCAATCACACAGAAAATGTTAACACAACAGCTGAGAGAGCTTGAAAACGACGGAATCGTAAACCGAATCGTATACAATCAGGTCCCTCCCAAAGTAGAATACGAATTGAGTGATTACGGGAGAAGTCTTGAACCGATTCTCAATGCACTCTGTAATTGGGGAGATCAACATATTGTGAAGGAATACGGAGACAAATCAGCAGTTCTGGAAGATAATGGACTAAATGATTTTAACTCTGACAATAGGGAGCTGGTGCAACCGTGA
- a CDS encoding MFS transporter — protein sequence MLQDSKRSTWALLALAISAFAIGTTEFISVGLLPLIADNLGISVTTAGLTVTLYALGVTFGAPVLTSLTSTISRKTLLLAIMIVFIAGNTLAALSTGVTMLLIARVVSALAHGVFMSIGSTIAADLVPANRRASAIAIMFSGLTIATVTGVPLGTLIGQHWGWRAAFILIVVVGIVASIGNLILVPSTLKRGTQTAFRDQLKLVTGGRLLLAFAITAVGYGGTFVVFTYLSPLLHDISGYSEKTVAFILLLYGIAIAVGNIIGGRAANRNPLKALFYMFIIQTIILGVMYFTVPFKLAALLTIMGMGLLAFMNVPGLQMYVVTLAERYAPQAKDVASAFNIAAFNAGIAIGAYLGGVINDSIGLIHTTWVGALMVLVAVILTAWAKMLESKDQHVPAELQKASF from the coding sequence ATGTTACAAGATTCAAAACGCAGCACGTGGGCACTGCTAGCACTGGCCATTAGTGCATTCGCAATCGGTACCACAGAATTTATCAGCGTTGGGCTACTGCCCCTCATTGCAGATAACCTGGGCATTTCCGTAACTACAGCGGGACTGACCGTTACTTTATATGCATTAGGCGTTACCTTTGGGGCTCCTGTCCTGACCTCACTGACGTCTACCATATCACGCAAAACGTTATTGCTTGCCATCATGATTGTCTTCATTGCGGGTAACACGTTGGCTGCACTATCGACGGGCGTCACCATGTTACTCATTGCGCGAGTCGTATCCGCTCTGGCACACGGAGTATTCATGTCTATCGGCTCCACCATCGCAGCGGATCTGGTTCCTGCCAACCGCAGAGCAAGTGCCATTGCCATCATGTTCTCCGGGCTAACGATAGCCACGGTAACGGGCGTACCTCTCGGTACACTCATCGGTCAACATTGGGGCTGGCGCGCTGCCTTTATCCTGATTGTTGTAGTTGGCATCGTTGCAAGCATCGGAAACCTGATACTCGTTCCATCCACGTTGAAGCGAGGAACACAAACGGCATTTCGGGATCAGCTGAAGCTGGTTACAGGCGGACGATTGCTGCTTGCTTTTGCCATCACTGCAGTCGGGTACGGAGGAACATTTGTTGTGTTTACGTATCTGTCTCCGTTGTTGCATGATATTAGCGGATATTCCGAGAAAACAGTAGCGTTCATTCTGTTGTTGTACGGAATAGCCATCGCTGTTGGCAACATCATCGGCGGCAGAGCAGCCAATCGCAACCCGCTCAAGGCGCTCTTCTACATGTTCATCATTCAGACCATCATTCTCGGCGTGATGTACTTCACCGTCCCGTTCAAGTTGGCAGCACTGCTCACCATTATGGGTATGGGCCTGCTCGCCTTCATGAATGTGCCTGGTCTTCAGATGTACGTTGTAACCTTGGCTGAGCGATATGCACCACAGGCCAAGGATGTTGCCTCAGCCTTTAACATCGCCGCATTTAATGCAGGGATCGCTATAGGTGCCTATTTGGGTGGAGTGATCAATGACTCCATTGGTTTGATTCACACGACATGGGTTGGTGCCTTGATGGTTCTCGTAGCTGTAATTCTGACGGCATGGGCTAAAATGCTGGAAAGCAAGGATCAACATGTACCTGCCGAACTGCAGAAGGCTTCGTTCTAA
- a CDS encoding aldo/keto reductase, which translates to MTTSQTAQHLQSTVTLHNGVSMPWFGLGVFKVEEGSELIEAVKNAIKHGYRSIDTAAIYGNEAGVGQAIAEALQENNLKRQELFVTSKVWNADLGYEETLAAFDTTLNKLGLEYLDLYLIHWPKAGKYKAAWKAIEELYAARRIKAIGVSNFQIHHLEDLMQDTKVKPMVNQVEYHPRLTQVELKAFCEKNGIQFEAWSPLMQGQLLDNPVLTAIASAKGKSVAQVILRWDLQNGVITIPKSTKENRIIENSSIFDFELSNEEMDQISALNEDVRVGPDPDNFDF; encoded by the coding sequence ATGACAACATCTCAAACCGCACAACATTTACAATCTACAGTAACTCTGCATAACGGTGTTTCAATGCCTTGGTTCGGACTTGGTGTATTTAAGGTAGAAGAAGGATCTGAACTGATTGAAGCCGTGAAAAATGCGATTAAACATGGCTACCGAAGCATTGATACTGCTGCAATATACGGCAATGAAGCCGGTGTTGGTCAAGCGATTGCAGAAGCTTTGCAAGAAAACAACCTGAAACGCCAAGAACTGTTTGTTACATCTAAAGTATGGAATGCAGACCTAGGATATGAAGAGACACTTGCCGCTTTTGATACCACATTGAACAAACTGGGACTGGAATACCTGGACCTGTATCTGATTCACTGGCCTAAAGCAGGAAAATACAAAGCAGCCTGGAAAGCAATCGAGGAGTTGTACGCGGCTCGCCGCATTAAAGCTATTGGTGTCAGCAACTTCCAGATTCATCATCTCGAAGACCTGATGCAGGATACCAAAGTGAAGCCGATGGTCAATCAGGTGGAATACCACCCTCGCCTGACTCAGGTTGAGCTTAAGGCTTTCTGCGAAAAGAATGGTATCCAGTTTGAGGCTTGGTCGCCTCTGATGCAAGGTCAACTGTTGGACAACCCAGTGCTTACGGCGATTGCTTCAGCCAAAGGCAAATCGGTTGCACAAGTCATCCTGCGTTGGGATCTGCAAAATGGAGTCATTACCATTCCAAAGTCCACCAAGGAAAACCGGATTATCGAGAATTCCTCCATCTTCGACTTTGAACTTTCAAATGAAGAGATGGATCAGATCAGTGCCCTGAACGAAGATGTACGCGTTGGACCTGACCCAGACAACTTCGATTTCTAA
- a CDS encoding glycosyl hydrolase family 18 protein, with translation MIHLNKRTAFKKTAKFLLGLSLLLSVIIPSFVFQPTMAAAADSYKIVGYYPSWAAYGRNYNVTDIDPTKVTHINYAFADICWNGVHGNSDPSGPNPVTWTCQNEKSQTINVPNGTIVLGDPWIDTGKTFAGDTWDQPIAGNINQLNKLKQINPNLKTIISVGGWTWSNRFSDVAANAATREVFANSAVDFLRKYNFDGVDLDWEYPVSGGLDGNSKRPEDKQNYTLLLSKIREKLDAAGAVDGKKYLLTIASGASTTYAANTELANIAAIVDWINIMTYDFNGAWQKVSAHNAPLNYDPAASAAGVPDANTFNVAAGAQGHLNAGVPAAKLVLGVPFYGRGWDGCAQAGNGQYQTCTGGSSVGTWEAGSFDFYDLETNYINKNGYTRYWNDIAKVPYLYNATNKRFISYDDAESIGYKTAYIKSKGLGGAMFWELSGDRNKTLQNKLKADLPTGGAVPPADTTAPSVPGNARSTDVTANSVTLAWNASTDNVGVTGYNVYNGANLAASVNGTTATISGLSAGTSYTFTIKAKDAAGNLSAASNAVTVSTTTQPGGDTQAPTAPTNLASTAQTTSSITLSWAASTDNVGVTGYDVYNGTALATSVTGTTATINGLASDTSYTFTVKAKDAAGNVSAASNAVTVKTTTGTTNPGVSAWQANTAYTVGQLVTYSGKTYKCLQSHTSLSGWEPSNVPALWQAQ, from the coding sequence ATGATACATTTAAATAAACGCACTGCTTTCAAGAAAACCGCAAAGTTTCTCCTGGGTCTATCCCTGCTCTTATCCGTCATTATTCCTTCTTTTGTGTTCCAACCAACTATGGCAGCAGCTGCAGATTCTTATAAAATTGTAGGTTACTACCCGTCCTGGGCTGCGTATGGGAGAAACTATAATGTAACGGATATCGACCCAACCAAAGTCACGCATATCAACTATGCTTTTGCCGATATTTGCTGGAACGGCGTTCATGGAAACTCTGACCCTTCAGGCCCTAACCCGGTGACCTGGACCTGTCAGAATGAAAAAAGCCAGACGATCAATGTGCCCAACGGAACGATCGTGCTTGGCGATCCATGGATTGATACCGGCAAGACATTTGCAGGGGATACGTGGGATCAGCCCATTGCAGGCAATATCAATCAGCTTAACAAGCTGAAACAGATCAATCCCAATCTGAAGACAATCATCTCCGTGGGAGGATGGACATGGTCCAACCGCTTCTCTGATGTAGCTGCGAATGCAGCAACGCGAGAGGTATTTGCAAACTCTGCCGTCGACTTCCTGCGGAAATACAATTTTGACGGGGTAGATCTGGACTGGGAGTACCCGGTATCAGGCGGGCTTGATGGTAACAGCAAACGTCCGGAGGATAAGCAAAATTACACACTGCTTCTGAGCAAAATCCGTGAGAAGCTGGATGCTGCTGGAGCAGTGGACGGCAAGAAGTATCTGCTTACGATTGCAAGCGGAGCATCGACAACCTATGCTGCGAATACAGAGCTTGCCAATATAGCTGCCATCGTCGACTGGATTAACATTATGACATACGATTTTAACGGGGCTTGGCAAAAAGTCAGCGCGCATAACGCGCCGTTGAACTATGACCCTGCGGCTTCAGCTGCTGGGGTGCCGGATGCCAATACATTTAACGTGGCTGCAGGAGCACAAGGACATCTGAATGCAGGCGTGCCAGCCGCTAAACTTGTGCTTGGTGTTCCGTTCTATGGCCGTGGCTGGGATGGATGCGCACAGGCGGGTAATGGGCAGTATCAGACCTGCACGGGAGGTTCTTCCGTTGGAACATGGGAAGCAGGCTCCTTTGATTTCTATGATCTGGAGACCAATTACATTAACAAAAACGGGTACACGCGTTATTGGAATGACATTGCCAAGGTGCCATATCTCTATAATGCGACCAACAAGCGTTTTATTAGCTATGACGATGCGGAGTCTATTGGATATAAAACCGCTTATATCAAGAGCAAAGGACTTGGCGGAGCGATGTTCTGGGAGCTTAGCGGTGACCGGAACAAAACACTCCAAAATAAACTGAAAGCCGATCTGCCTACCGGGGGTGCAGTGCCTCCAGCAGATACGACTGCGCCAAGCGTACCGGGAAATGCCCGCTCGACAGATGTGACGGCGAACTCGGTCACGCTGGCCTGGAATGCTTCAACAGATAATGTGGGTGTTACTGGGTATAACGTCTACAATGGTGCCAATCTTGCTGCCTCCGTCAATGGAACGACCGCAACAATCAGCGGCCTGTCCGCGGGTACTTCCTATACCTTTACGATCAAAGCAAAAGATGCGGCCGGCAATCTGTCTGCAGCCAGTAATGCTGTAACCGTAAGCACTACGACTCAGCCGGGAGGTGATACGCAAGCGCCAACTGCACCAACCAATCTGGCTTCAACGGCGCAAACAACATCCAGCATAACGCTGAGCTGGGCGGCATCCACGGATAACGTGGGTGTAACGGGTTATGATGTGTACAATGGAACGGCTCTGGCGACATCCGTGACCGGAACGACAGCAACCATCAACGGGCTTGCATCGGATACCTCGTATACATTTACAGTGAAAGCAAAGGATGCGGCGGGAAATGTATCTGCTGCGAGCAATGCGGTGACCGTGAAAACAACAACAGGGACGACGAATCCGGGCGTTTCCGCCTGGCAGGCGAATACAGCCTATACTGTAGGACAGCTGGTCACCTATAGCGGTAAGACGTATAAATGTTTGCAGTCCCACACTTCCTTGTCTGGGTGGGAACCATCCAATGTCCCTGCGTTGTGGCAGGCTCAATAG
- a CDS encoding glycosyl hydrolase family 18 protein, giving the protein MSWFAPRADAAAQWQAGNAYKKGDLVTYQNKDYECIQAHTALTGWEPSVVPALWKYVGEGSGGETPTPDTAPPSVPAGLTSSSITNTSVSLSWNASTDNVGVAGYEVYRNGVLVTSTSTTTAVVTGLTASTTYAFTVKAKDAAGNVSAASTSLSVTTSNGSSNPGPTGGKWLIGYWHNFDNGSTNIRLRNVSTAYDVINVSFAEPISHGSGTLAFTPYNATVAEFKSDIAYLQSQGKKVLLSMGGANGTIELTDATKRQQFEDSLKSIISTYGFNGLDIDLEGSSLSLNAGDTDFRSPTTPKIVNLIQGVKAVKSHFGANFILTAAPETAYVQGGYLSYGGPWGAYLPVIHALRNDLTLLHVQHYNTGSMVGLDGRSYAQGTADFHVAMAEMLLQGFHVGGSTGTFFSPLRPDQIAIGVPASQQAAGGGYTTPADLQKALNYLIKGVSYGGSYTLHQSTGYAGIKGIMTWSINWDAYTNNQFSSAHRPFLNGLSTQTTKEVVY; this is encoded by the coding sequence ATTTCGTGGTTTGCACCGAGAGCCGATGCCGCCGCCCAGTGGCAGGCAGGCAATGCATACAAGAAAGGAGACCTCGTAACATATCAGAATAAAGATTATGAGTGTATTCAGGCCCACACGGCGTTGACCGGATGGGAGCCCTCTGTTGTGCCCGCGTTGTGGAAATACGTCGGGGAAGGTTCGGGAGGGGAAACGCCAACGCCAGATACGGCACCACCTTCTGTTCCTGCGGGTCTGACTTCATCCTCCATCACGAACACCTCTGTGAGTCTTTCCTGGAATGCATCCACGGATAATGTGGGCGTAGCGGGGTATGAGGTGTACCGGAACGGCGTTCTTGTGACAAGTACTTCAACTACAACAGCTGTAGTCACTGGACTGACAGCCAGCACGACTTATGCTTTTACGGTAAAAGCCAAAGATGCCGCAGGCAATGTATCCGCTGCGAGCACCTCCCTCAGTGTAACAACTTCCAATGGATCATCCAATCCTGGGCCAACCGGTGGCAAATGGCTGATTGGCTACTGGCACAACTTCGATAATGGTTCAACGAATATCAGACTTCGTAATGTATCAACAGCCTATGACGTCATTAATGTCTCCTTTGCCGAACCGATTTCACATGGCAGCGGAACACTTGCTTTTACTCCATACAATGCAACGGTAGCCGAATTCAAATCCGATATTGCCTATCTGCAAAGCCAGGGGAAAAAAGTACTGCTTTCCATGGGGGGAGCCAACGGTACCATTGAGCTCACCGACGCGACCAAGAGACAGCAGTTCGAAGATTCGTTAAAATCAATCATTTCCACGTATGGTTTCAATGGTCTAGATATCGATCTGGAAGGAAGCTCCCTGTCTCTGAATGCAGGGGATACCGATTTCCGTAGTCCAACTACACCGAAAATTGTTAACCTCATCCAAGGCGTGAAAGCAGTTAAGTCACACTTCGGCGCCAATTTCATCCTGACGGCTGCGCCGGAGACGGCCTATGTACAGGGTGGATATCTGAGCTACGGCGGTCCTTGGGGAGCATACTTGCCAGTCATCCATGCCTTACGTAATGACCTGACCCTGCTTCATGTGCAGCACTATAACACGGGCTCCATGGTGGGGCTGGATGGACGCTCTTACGCCCAAGGGACAGCTGATTTCCATGTGGCCATGGCGGAGATGCTGCTTCAAGGCTTTCATGTAGGCGGCAGCACGGGCACTTTCTTTAGTCCCTTGCGACCGGATCAGATTGCCATCGGTGTGCCGGCTTCCCAGCAGGCTGCTGGAGGTGGTTATACAACGCCAGCCGATCTGCAAAAGGCACTGAATTATCTAATCAAAGGTGTGTCATACGGTGGTTCCTATACTTTGCACCAGTCTACGGGCTATGCGGGGATAAAAGGGATTATGACCTGGTCAATCAACTGGGACGCATATACGAATAACCAGTTTTCGAGCGCACATCGTCCGTTCCTAAACGGGCTGAGTACGCAAACGACAAAGGAGGTTGTGTATTAG
- a CDS encoding pectinesterase family protein, giving the protein MTQQRLPNTAMESSAPCLTVASDGTGDYVTIQAAVDALPENGIGNVPIRVKAGVYHEKLHMEKPGIHLIGEGAEQTIITYDDHALKKFPDGSPYHTFHSYTAFIGADDFTAEGISFVNAAGPGKQVGQALAVYVDGDRAVFRRCRLIGHQDTIFTGPLPEQPMDRSYFGGPRDGAERRKLRQYFEDCYIEGDIDFIFGSATVVFKGCEIFTKNRLTEAEAADGQVNGWITAASTPEDVRYGYVFLDCDLTSNAPPQSVYLGRPWRHHAKVCFLNCWIGAHVKREGWHNWNKTDAEQTVQYVEYNSAGPGAGCAADRVPWAKILTEQEAAEYTVPLILSGVDGWQPLEGRGELRR; this is encoded by the coding sequence ATGACACAGCAGAGATTGCCAAATACAGCAATGGAATCATCGGCTCCCTGTCTGACTGTTGCTTCAGACGGGACGGGGGATTATGTGACGATCCAGGCTGCAGTTGATGCGCTGCCGGAGAATGGCATCGGAAACGTCCCGATTCGCGTGAAGGCCGGTGTATATCATGAGAAGCTGCATATGGAGAAGCCGGGCATCCACCTGATTGGTGAAGGGGCGGAGCAGACGATCATTACGTATGATGATCATGCACTCAAGAAGTTCCCGGATGGGTCGCCATATCATACGTTTCATTCCTATACGGCTTTCATTGGTGCTGATGATTTCACGGCAGAGGGGATTTCCTTCGTAAATGCTGCTGGGCCGGGCAAGCAAGTTGGTCAGGCGCTGGCCGTTTATGTGGATGGAGATCGGGCGGTATTTCGCCGCTGTCGTTTGATCGGTCACCAGGATACGATCTTCACCGGCCCGCTGCCGGAGCAGCCCATGGATCGCAGTTACTTTGGCGGACCACGCGATGGTGCCGAGCGGCGCAAACTGCGGCAGTATTTCGAGGACTGTTACATCGAAGGTGATATCGATTTTATTTTTGGTTCGGCTACGGTAGTGTTTAAGGGCTGTGAGATCTTTACGAAGAATCGCCTGACTGAAGCGGAGGCTGCGGATGGACAAGTGAACGGTTGGATTACCGCAGCCTCTACGCCGGAGGATGTGCGTTACGGCTATGTGTTTCTGGACTGTGATCTGACCAGCAATGCTCCACCGCAGTCGGTGTATCTGGGCAGACCGTGGCGTCATCATGCCAAAGTCTGTTTTCTGAACTGCTGGATCGGCGCTCATGTGAAGCGGGAGGGATGGCACAACTGGAACAAGACAGATGCAGAGCAGACCGTTCAGTATGTGGAATACAACAGCGCCGGGCCTGGTGCCGGATGTGCTGCTGATCGTGTGCCTTGGGCCAAAATACTGACCGAACAGGAAGCGGCCGAGTACACTGTACCTCTGATTCTGTCCGGCGTAGATGGATGGCAGCCTTTGGAAGGGAGAGGGGAGCTGCGGCGGTAA